One window from the genome of Nicotiana sylvestris chromosome 9, ASM39365v2, whole genome shotgun sequence encodes:
- the LOC104216172 gene encoding uncharacterized protein, producing MRNIKETFPKPIKSEPCQRDPNLCCEYHGTHSHRNGDYRHLHEEVKNDHLTKLLSDRDKNNYNHNRDNTEPTKIEDDLPLLTINMIFGGNEISGVTLSAANKTKLLVTHNKRLWEVAEDDITFTEEDADGLLLPHNDALIVSLNVLDFKIKYVLVDPGNSANFIQWRVLEQAKLTGSIIPAIKLLAGFNLKSVTTRGEILLPTNAKGVRKTTLFEVVDGDIGYNLILGRSWLHEMKDVLLTYHQLLKFSTPEGIKQIRRDQLAAKKMNAMSISSSKREEPSK from the coding sequence ATGAGAAATATCAAGGAAACGTTTCCGAAGCCAATCAAATCTGAACCCTGCCAGAGGGATCCCAACTTATGTTGCGAATATCATGGGACTCACAGCCACAGAAATGGAGACTACCGGCATCTACATGAGGAGGTAAAGAACGACCATCTCACAAAGTTATTGAGCGACCGAGACAAGAACAATTACAACCACAACCGGGACAACACAGAACCCACGAAAATAGAGGATGACCTTCCTCTGCTAACTATCAACATGATTTTCGGAGGGAACGAAATCAGCGGTGTAACTTTATCGGCAGCCAACAAAACAAAGCTATTGGTGACCCATAACAAGAGACTCTGGGAAGTCGCTGAAGATGACATCACCTTCACGGAGGAAGATGCCGACGGACTTCTTCTACCGCATAACGATGCCCTGATAGTTTCTCTtaatgttctagattttaagatTAAATATGTTTTGGTTGACCCGGGAAACTCAGCCAACTTCATCCAATGGAGAGTGCTGGAACAAGCCAAATTAACAGGAAGTATCATTCCGGCAATAAAGCTTCTCGCCGGTTTCAACCTGAAAAGTGTGACAACCCGAGGAGAGATCTTACTTCCCACGAACGCCAAAGGGGTTAGAAAGACCACCTTATTTGAAGTGGTGGATGGTGACATTGGCTACAACTTAATTCTCGGCAGATCGTGGTTACATGAAATGAAGGACGTACTATTAACATATCACCAACTGTTGAAATTCTCGACTCCAGAGGGAATCAAACAAATAAGAAGAGATCAACTGGCAGCGAAGAAAATGAACGCAATGTCAATTTCTAGCAGTAAAAGAGAGGAACCCAGCAAATAG